A DNA window from Eretmochelys imbricata isolate rEreImb1 chromosome 3, rEreImb1.hap1, whole genome shotgun sequence contains the following coding sequences:
- the SOCS5 gene encoding suppressor of cytokine signaling 5, with amino-acid sequence MDQVGKMWNNFKYRCQNLFSHEGGNRNENIDVDSTRCSSVKERRIHVPDLAPQQPSSPLRENIALQLGLSPSKNSVRRNQNCVTDIPQIVEISIEKDNDSCVATGTRLARRDSYSRHAPWGGKKKHSCSTKTQSSLDNDKRFGRTRSGLQRRERRYGVSSVHDTDSVSNRTVGSRTLRQRLQDTVGLCFPMRTYSKQSKPLFSNKRKIHLSELMLEKCPFPAGSDLAQKWHLIKQHTAPVSPHSTFFDTFDPSLISAEDEEDRLRERRRLSIEEGVDPPPNAQIHTFEATAQVNPLYKLGPKLAPGMTELTGDNSAALQGNCDSEEDTTTLCLQSRRQKQRQVSGESHGHSSRQGAWKVHTQIDYIHCLVPDLLQITGNPCYWGVMDRYEAEALLEGKPEGTFLLRDSAQEDYLFSVSFRRYNRSLHARIEQWNHNFSFDAHDPCVFHSSTVTGLLEHYKDPSSCMFFEPLLTVSLNRTFPFSLQYICRAVICRCTTYDGIDGLPLPSMLQDFLKEYHYKQKVRVRWLEREPIKTK; translated from the coding sequence ATGGATCAAGTGGGAAAGATGTGGAACAACTTCAAATACAGATGCCAGAATCTCTTCAGTCATGAAGGTGGAAACCGAAATGAAAACATAGATGTAGACTCCACTCGATGCTCATCTGTTAAAGAGAGAAGGATCCATGTACCCGATTTGGCTCCACAGCAACCAAGCAGCCCTTTAAGAGAGAACATTGCCTTACAACTAGGTTTAAGTCCTTCAAAGAATTCAGTGAGGAGAAATCAGAATTGTGTCACTGACATCCCTCAAATTGTCGAAATAAGCATTGAGAAAGATAATGACTCGTGTGTTGCCACAGGAACGAGACTTGCACGAAGGGATTCCTACTCTCGGCATGCTCCTTGGGGTGGGAAAAAGAAACATTCCTGTTCTACGAAAACCCAGAGCTCCTTGGATAATGATAAAAGATTTGGTCGAACACGAAGCGGCTTGCAAAGGCGGGAGCGAAGATACGGTGTGAGCTCCGTTCATGATACGGACAGCGTATCAAACAGGACTGTAGGTAGCCGTACTCTGCGACAGCGGCTTCAGGATACCGTTGGGCTATGTTTTCCCATGAGAACTTACAGCAAACAGTCCAAACCTCTCTTTTCTAATAAAAGAAAGATTCATCTCTCTGAATTAATGCTTGAGAAATGTCCTTTCCCTGCTGGATCTGATCTTGCCCAAAAGTGGCATCTGATTAAGCAACATACAGCTCCTGTGAGCCCTCATTCAACTTTTTTTGATACATTTGATCCTTCCTTGATTTCTGCAGAAGATGAAGAAGATAGACTTAGAGAGAGACGTAGGCTTAGTATTGAAGAAGGGGTTGACCCCCCTCCTAATGCCCAAATACATACATTTGAAGCTACAGCACAGGTGAATCCATTATATAAACTGGGACCAAAGTTAGCCCCGGGTATGACTGAGCTTACAGGGGACAATAGTGCAGCACTACAGGGAAACTGTGATTCTGAAGAGGACACAACAACCCTCTGCTTGCAGTCACGCAGGCAAAAGCAACGTCAGGTGTCTGGAGAGAGCCATGGCCATAGCAGCAGACAAGGGGCTTGGAAAGTACATACTCAGATTGATTACATACACTGCCTTGTGCCAGACTTACTTCAAATAACAGGTAACCCATGTTATTGGGGTGTGATGGACCGCTATGAGGCAGAGGCACTTCTGGAAGGCAAACCTGAAGGCACTTTTTTGCTCAGGGATTCTGCACAAGAGGACTACCTCTTCTCTGTGAGCTTCCGTCGTTACAACAGATCCCTCCATGCACGTATTGAGCAATGGAATCACAATTTTAGTTTTGACGCTCATGATCCCTGTGTATTTCACTCCTCCACTGTTACAGGACTTCTAGAACATTATAAAGACCCTAGTTCTTGCATGTTTTTTGAACCATTACTTACTGTATCTCTGAACAGGACTTTTCCTTTTAGTCTGCAGTATATCTGCCGGGCAGTAATCTGCAGGTGCACTACGTATGATGGAATTGATGGCCTTCCTTTACCATCAATGTTGCAAGACTTTCTAAAGGAATATCACTATAAACAAAAAGTTAGGGTGCGATGGTTGGAACGGGAACCTATTAAGACAAAGTAA